In a genomic window of Echeneis naucrates chromosome 4, fEcheNa1.1, whole genome shotgun sequence:
- the mier2 gene encoding mesoderm induction early response protein 2, producing the protein MKMATQSHTASELPLEELLALYGYTVSDPEKETCHMSASLPDMTLDKDQITEDLFPGEEEEESSADDLTPSVTSNTSDLLRRFQGGDKDTSVSSSDDDSDNASVPSNDEHKEIMVGSMYQAKIPPFSPYTHQERAYSSDDQLLWRPGVLPVKEVEEFLLNTQRPRGQEGPACTLMQGTTVRDNEQALYELIKCNFNAEEALRRLRFNVKVFSDELCAWSEEECRNFEHGYRVYGKNFHLIQANKVRTRSVGECVEYYYMWKKSDRHEYFTQQATRLSRKKYSLQSGSMEDGDQDGEVGELEGSNNASGLLSHSSLSSGQLESPLPPQSKLDLDKREEEGRPRRRRTPRFLLKP; encoded by the exons ATGAAGATGGCAACACAATCGCACACA GCCAGTGAGCTTCCtttggaggagctgctggctctGTATGGCTACACGGTGTCAGATCCAGAGAAGGAGACCTGTCACATGTCTGCCAGTCTGCCAGACATGACACTGGACAAG GATCAGATAACTGAAGATCTCTTTCCcggggaggaggaagaagaatcATCAGCTGATGATCTCACCCCCTCAGTCACCTCAAACACCTCAGATCTACTCCGCCGTTTCCAAG GTGGAGACAAAGACACATCAGTCAGCTCATCAGATGACGACTCTGATAATGCCTCTGTTCCCTCCAACGACGAGCACAAG GAGATCATGGTTGGCTCTATGTACCAAGCAAAAATCCCTCCATTCAGTCCATACACTCATCAAGAGAGAG CCTACAGCAGTGACGACCAGCTGCTGTGGAGGCCAGGTGTACTGCCGGTGAAGGAAGTGGAGGAATTCTTGCTGAATACACAGAGACCACGTGGCCAGGAGGGGCCAGCATGCACACTGATGCAGGGGACCACTGTCCGAGACAACGAGCAG GCACTGtatgaattaataaaatgcaACTTCAATGCAGAAGAAGCACTGAGACGACTACGCTTCAATGTGAAGGTGTTTAGTG ATGAGCTGTGTGCCTGGAGTGAGGAGGAGTGTAGGAACTTTGAGCACGGCTATCGAGTTTATGGGAAAAACTTCCACCTAATTCAGGCTAATAAG GTACGAACGCGCTCTGTGGGCGAATGTGTGGAATATTACTACATGTGGAAGAAGTCTGACCGTCACGAGTATTTTACCCAGCAGGCCACTAGGCTCAGTCGAAAGAAATACAGCCTGCAATCAGGGAGCAT ggaGGATGGAGACCAGGATGGGGAAGTTGGAGAGCTGGAAGGAAGCAACAATGCCTCCGGCTTGTTGTCTCACAGCTCCTTGAGCTCTGGGCAGCTGGAGTCCCCGTTACCTCCACAGTCTAAATTGGACCTGGACAAACGAG AGGAGGAGGGCCGTCCCCGGCGCAGGCGAACTCCCCGCTTTCTCTTAAAACCATGA